Proteins encoded by one window of Lycium barbarum isolate Lr01 chromosome 11, ASM1917538v2, whole genome shotgun sequence:
- the LOC132619924 gene encoding uncharacterized protein LOC132619924 has translation MYIAMLPQLPKVPWKSLTLHAGIHPRYKFILWLVMRRRLATVDRLLKFGINVPLTCVFCNTYDETLLHLFFDCPATQALSHRMLVWLGVHRAIGSWQEEVHWTTTMAKRKSGKGEIISAIFAMVIGLVWRDRNLIRFLSQNYNEDRLCKEIAVHLHIRGRTRRKWQPVLSQLNCMP, from the coding sequence ATGTACATTGCTATGCTGCCGCAGCTTCCTAAAGTACCATGGAAGTCTCTTACATTGCATGCTGGAATCCACCCTAGATATAAATTTATCTTATGGTTAGTAATGAGGAGAAGACTAGCTACTGTAGACAGGCTCTTGAAATTTGGAATCAATGTCCCCCTAACTTGTGTTTTCTGCAATACTTATGATGAGACTTTGCTTCATTTATTTTTTGACTGCCCTGCAACTCAAGCATTATCGCACAGGATGCTAGTCTGGTTAGGGGTACACAGAGCGATTGGAAGTTGGCAAGAGGAAGTACACTGGACTACTACAATGGCAAAGAGGAAATCTGGCAAGGGAGAAATTATCAGTGCTATCTTTGCTATGGTAATTGGTCTGGTCTGGAGAGATAGGAATTTGATCAGGTTTCTGAGCCAAAACTACAATGAAGACAGACTATGCAAAGAGATTGCTGTCCATCTGCATATTAGAGGCAGAACACGGAGGAAATGGCAACCAGTATTGTCCCAGCTGAATTGTATGCCGTAA
- the LOC132617673 gene encoding mitochondrial outer membrane protein porin of 34 kDa-like produces MGKGPGFYSDIGKRARDLLYRDYQTDHKFTITTYSPTGVAITSSGLKKGDLFLADVTTQLKNKNITTDIKIDTNSNLLATITVDEAAPGLKTIFSCRIPDHSSAKMELQYLHDYAGICTSVGLTANPIVNFSGVLGTNVLALGTDVSFDTKAGAITKCNAGLSYTNADLITSLNLNNKGDALSASYYHIVSPLTGTAVGAEVNHSFSTNENTITVGTQHQLDPLTTVKARVNNYGKATALIQHEWRPKSLFTISGEVDTKAVDKSAKFGLALALKP; encoded by the exons ATGGGAAAAGGACCTGGATTCTACTCCGACATCGGGAAACGTGCCCGAG ATCTTCTGTATAGGGACTACCAGACTGATCACAAATTCACCATTACGACCTACTCTCCTACCGGAGTT GCTATCACTTCATCTGGACTAAAGAAAGGTGATCTATTTCTGGCTGATGTTACCACTcaattgaagaacaagaatatcaCAACTGATATAAAAATAGACACCAACTCAAAT CTTTTGGCAACTATTACTGTCGATGAAGCTGCTCCTGGGTTGAAGACAATCTTTAGCTGCAGAATCCCTGATCACAGTTCTGCAAAG ATGGAACTTCAATATTTACATGACTATGCTGGGATATGCACCAGCGTTGGGTTGACAGCAAACCCCATTGTCAACTTCTCTGGTGTCTTGGGCACTAACGTTCTCGCTTTGGGAACTGATGTATCCTTTGACACCAAGGCAGGGGCTATCACAAAGTGCAATGCAGGCTTGAGTTACACAAATGCTGACCTCATTACTTCTTTGAATCT TAACAACAAGGGAGATGCTTTGAGTGCATCATACTACCACATAGTCAGCCCCTTGACTGGTACTGCTGTTGGCGCGGAGGTGAACCATAGCTTCTCTACCAATGAGAACACCATCACTGTCGGAACTCAGCATCAATTGGATCCTTTGACGACTGTGAAGGCAAGGGTTAACAACTATGGCAAGGCAACTGCTCTGATCCAGCATGAGTGGCGTCCTAAGTCACTTTTTACCATTTCAGGAGAAGTGGACACCAAAGCTGTTGACAAAAGTGCCAAATTTGGACTGGCCTTGGCTCTCAAGCCATAG